In Actinoplanes sp. NBC_00393, a single genomic region encodes these proteins:
- a CDS encoding pectate lyase family protein, giving the protein MSRRTGIWSVLIAALLLVAFAATGAQAATLLSDDFEDGNATGWTTNGGSWSVATDGSRVYRQGGTSSDARALTGTASWTDYAVQARVKPTAFSGSNRFAAVLARVQSSTSYYYLALRSNNTVELKRLDNGSSTTLDTASVTVSAGTWYTLRLEVAGTALRGYVNGTLLTEAADTRWAGGRVGVATFYTSANFDDVEVTTGVVTPPSSNPPTSEPPAQPNVADGWASVNAWGQNGTSGGTGGATVTVTSASAFLSAIAQPGPLTVRVQGMLTLPGPMHDVTSDKTIIGVGSGSGLTGGGLNIGLPIDDDITAPPANAVHNVIVRNLNFRGWPDDAINVQMFSHHVWIDHNTWTTGSDGGVDVKRGSSYVTISWNHADGTDKNMLLGHDDDNGAQDIGRLKVSYHHNWFDGTEQRNPRVRFGDGVHVYNNHYNDTGNYGVASTENAGVIVEGNSFENVEDPFHLGEGSSGDGRLVARSNCFVNSGTGETGGSVGAVSYAYTLQPCAQVKATVTGQAGAGHISG; this is encoded by the coding sequence ATGTCACGACGTACAGGAATCTGGTCCGTCCTGATCGCGGCCCTGCTGCTGGTCGCCTTCGCCGCCACCGGAGCGCAGGCGGCGACGCTGCTCAGCGACGACTTCGAGGACGGCAACGCCACCGGCTGGACCACCAACGGGGGCAGCTGGTCGGTCGCCACGGACGGCTCGCGGGTCTACCGCCAGGGCGGCACCAGCAGCGATGCCCGGGCCCTGACCGGTACGGCGAGCTGGACCGACTACGCCGTGCAGGCGCGGGTGAAGCCGACCGCGTTCAGCGGCAGCAACCGGTTCGCCGCGGTGCTGGCCCGGGTGCAGAGCAGCACCAGCTACTACTACCTGGCGCTGCGGTCGAACAACACCGTGGAGCTCAAGCGCCTCGACAACGGGTCGTCGACCACCCTGGACACCGCCTCGGTGACCGTGTCGGCCGGCACCTGGTACACGCTGCGGCTGGAGGTCGCCGGGACGGCGCTGCGCGGTTACGTCAACGGCACGCTGCTCACCGAGGCCGCCGACACCCGGTGGGCCGGTGGCCGGGTCGGTGTGGCGACGTTCTACACCAGCGCCAACTTCGACGACGTCGAGGTGACGACGGGCGTGGTGACCCCGCCGAGCTCGAACCCGCCCACCTCGGAGCCGCCGGCGCAGCCGAACGTCGCGGACGGCTGGGCCTCGGTGAACGCCTGGGGTCAGAACGGCACGTCCGGCGGCACCGGCGGCGCGACCGTGACGGTGACGAGCGCCTCGGCCTTCCTGTCAGCCATCGCCCAGCCGGGCCCGCTGACGGTTCGGGTGCAGGGCATGCTGACGCTGCCCGGGCCGATGCACGACGTGACCAGCGACAAGACGATCATCGGCGTGGGCAGCGGCTCGGGGCTCACCGGTGGCGGGCTCAACATCGGCCTGCCGATCGACGACGACATCACCGCGCCGCCGGCGAACGCCGTGCACAACGTCATCGTCCGCAACCTGAACTTCCGCGGCTGGCCGGACGACGCGATCAACGTGCAGATGTTCAGCCACCACGTCTGGATCGACCACAACACCTGGACCACCGGCTCGGACGGTGGCGTGGACGTCAAGCGCGGCTCGTCGTACGTGACGATCTCCTGGAACCACGCGGACGGCACCGACAAGAACATGCTGCTCGGGCACGACGACGACAACGGCGCGCAGGACATCGGCCGGTTGAAGGTGTCCTACCACCACAACTGGTTCGACGGCACCGAGCAGCGCAATCCGCGCGTGCGGTTCGGCGACGGGGTGCACGTCTACAACAACCACTACAACGACACCGGCAACTACGGCGTCGCGTCGACGGAGAACGCCGGCGTGATCGTCGAGGGCAACTCGTTCGAGAACGTCGAGGACCCGTTCCACCTCGGTGAGGGCTCGTCCGGCGACGGCCGGCTGGTGGCCCGGAGCAACTGCTTCGTCAACTCGGGCACCGGCGAGACCGGCGGAAGCGTGGGCGCGGTGTCCTACGCGTACACCCTCCAGCCCTGTGCCCAGGTGAAGGCAACCGTGACCGGGCAGGCCGGCGCGGGCCACATCTCCGGCTGA
- a CDS encoding pectate lyase family protein gives MHAFIAAALVAGTLTAAAPAAAADGFATGTTGGVAGPTVTVTTSADLARYAGANTPYTILVSGRISAGGMITVVANKSILGVGANAEITGGGLQLGTTTRPGNNVIIRNIRFSNASDDSISVTNSAHHVWIDHNEFLPGYDGSLDIKRKSTNVTVSWNRFRGTDKTMLLGHSDNYREDVGYLKVTYHHNWFEGSNQRHPRVRFGEPVHVYNNYYDDIGLYGIASTENAGVVAEGNYFENVAFPCHSVGGYAESNPGRLVQRANVFVNSGPCEAGGTVAEPRTYYSYTLDPTADVPALVQAGAGAGRI, from the coding sequence ATGCACGCCTTCATCGCGGCCGCCCTGGTCGCGGGCACTCTGACCGCGGCGGCGCCGGCTGCCGCCGCCGACGGTTTCGCGACCGGGACCACCGGGGGCGTGGCCGGGCCGACGGTCACCGTCACCACCTCCGCCGACCTGGCCCGGTACGCGGGGGCGAACACCCCGTACACGATCCTGGTGTCCGGCCGGATCTCCGCGGGCGGCATGATCACCGTCGTCGCGAACAAGAGCATCCTCGGGGTCGGCGCCAACGCCGAGATCACCGGGGGCGGGCTGCAGCTGGGCACCACCACCCGGCCCGGCAACAACGTGATCATCCGGAACATCCGGTTCAGCAACGCCTCGGACGACTCGATCAGCGTCACCAACAGCGCCCACCACGTGTGGATCGACCACAACGAGTTCCTGCCGGGGTACGACGGCTCGCTCGACATCAAGCGCAAGTCGACCAACGTCACGGTGTCCTGGAACCGTTTCCGTGGCACCGACAAGACCATGCTGCTCGGCCACTCGGACAACTACCGCGAGGACGTCGGCTATCTGAAGGTGACCTACCACCACAACTGGTTCGAAGGCTCCAACCAGCGGCATCCGCGAGTCCGGTTCGGTGAGCCGGTGCACGTGTACAACAACTACTACGACGACATCGGGCTCTACGGGATCGCGTCGACCGAGAACGCGGGTGTGGTCGCCGAGGGCAACTACTTCGAGAACGTCGCGTTCCCCTGTCACTCGGTCGGCGGCTATGCGGAGAGCAACCCGGGGCGGCTCGTGCAGCGGGCCAACGTGTTCGTCAACTCGGGCCCGTGCGAGGCCGGCGGCACGGTGGCCGAGCCGCGGACCTACTACTCCTACACGCTGGATCCGACGGCCGACGTGCCCGCGCTGGTCCAGGCCGGCGCCGGCGCGGGGAGGATCTGA
- a CDS encoding pectate lyase family protein, producing MRALLAAALVAGSLVIASPAAAAPSTPDGFASVAALGLTTTTGGVGGPTVTVDTTDELLDAIDTVGPMIIQVSGTIEITSKQGVRPNKTIIGIGSNPTISGGGLDFYRSYNVIVRNLTFADAEDDAINVGQQSHHIWIDHNTFVRPVDGSIDVVRGADYVTISWNHFAGTDKSMLIGHSDGASGTDVGHLKVTIHHNWFDGSRQRHPRVRFGEPVHVYNNWFDGNELYGVASTMNAGVVVEGNAFTSVPYPCYSTSGYADSGPGRLVQRTNVFTASGPCQAGGAVAEPRTYYAYTLDPAANVPALVQAGAGAGKL from the coding sequence ATGCGCGCCCTTCTCGCGGCCGCCCTGGTCGCCGGTTCCCTGGTCATCGCCTCGCCGGCCGCGGCCGCACCCTCGACGCCGGACGGCTTCGCCTCGGTCGCCGCGCTCGGCCTCACCACGACCACCGGCGGCGTGGGCGGGCCGACCGTCACCGTCGACACCACCGATGAGTTGCTGGACGCGATCGACACCGTCGGGCCGATGATCATCCAGGTCAGCGGGACCATCGAGATCACCAGCAAGCAGGGGGTACGCCCGAACAAGACGATCATCGGGATCGGCTCGAATCCGACGATCTCCGGCGGCGGGCTCGACTTCTACCGGTCCTACAACGTGATCGTCCGGAACCTGACCTTCGCCGACGCCGAGGACGATGCGATCAATGTCGGTCAGCAGTCGCATCACATCTGGATCGACCACAACACCTTCGTCCGGCCGGTCGACGGCTCGATCGACGTGGTGCGCGGCGCCGACTACGTGACCATCTCGTGGAACCACTTCGCCGGCACCGACAAGAGCATGCTGATCGGGCACTCCGACGGGGCATCCGGCACCGACGTCGGTCATTTGAAGGTGACGATCCACCACAACTGGTTCGACGGGTCCCGGCAGCGGCATCCGCGGGTCCGGTTCGGTGAGCCGGTGCACGTCTACAACAACTGGTTCGACGGCAACGAGCTGTACGGCGTGGCCTCCACGATGAACGCCGGCGTGGTGGTGGAGGGCAACGCCTTCACATCGGTGCCCTACCCGTGCTACTCCACCAGCGGATACGCCGACAGCGGGCCGGGCCGCCTGGTGCAGCGCACCAACGTGTTCACCGCCTCCGGCCCGTGCCAGGCCGGCGGCGCCGTGGCCGAGCCGCGCACGTACTACGCCTACACCCTGGACCCGGCGGCGAACGTGCCGGCGCTGGTCCAGGCCGGAGCCGGCGCCGGCAAGCTCTGA
- a CDS encoding Xaa-Pro dipeptidyl-peptidase, which translates to MRLARLLAATISAVVAATAATAASAAPAPPAGTQPIYDYASAIREQVWVQTTVDSDADGAPDRVAVRIIRPDTDRRVPVIFQPSPYYAGLNDVPNHDDIDRDGASALRADVGANRADTITFAGYLDNYFVLRGYAVVFADSLGTGGSTGCPTSGGRNETLGMKAVVDWVNGRAKAFDESGAPVKAAWSTGRTGMIGVSYNGTLPNAVAATGVRGLETIVSIAAISSWYDYYRANGGVVAPGGFQGEDTDVLAKAVLTRQNPEVCADVMAALERDQDRETGDYSRFWAERDYLRDADKVRASVLLVHGLHDFNVRTGQAGQWWDELAANRVPRKIWLHQAGHTDPFNIRREQWLNTLHRWFDQWLYKIDTGILREPIADVEVAPNQWQTARNWPLPDSRATTVPFAKPGAARQTFVDNTARTAEDLAANETAADPNRLVYLTPPLTKQTRLSGTPEVTVRADLTGDSPYLTALLVDYGEAERFAGVRTLPVQDCIGPGIEGDPGCFNRREYITATTPYEIVTRGWIDVRNRVSPAVTKPIQPGKPYTFRWNLQTTDHVFAPGHRIGVVLISTDRDHTLRYPSGTVVGVQPGASGIKVRLS; encoded by the coding sequence ATGCGACTCGCTCGTTTACTCGCCGCGACGATTTCCGCCGTAGTTGCCGCCACCGCGGCCACGGCGGCGTCCGCCGCCCCGGCTCCGCCCGCGGGCACCCAGCCGATCTACGACTACGCCTCCGCCATCCGCGAGCAGGTGTGGGTCCAGACCACGGTCGACAGCGACGCCGACGGCGCGCCGGACCGGGTCGCCGTGCGCATCATCCGTCCCGACACCGACCGCAGAGTCCCGGTGATCTTCCAGCCGAGCCCGTACTACGCGGGCCTCAACGACGTCCCGAACCACGATGACATCGACCGGGACGGCGCGAGCGCCCTGCGCGCCGACGTGGGCGCCAACCGCGCCGACACCATCACCTTCGCCGGCTACCTGGACAACTACTTCGTGCTCCGCGGGTACGCCGTGGTCTTCGCCGACAGCCTCGGCACCGGCGGTTCGACCGGCTGCCCCACCTCCGGCGGGCGTAACGAGACCCTCGGCATGAAGGCGGTCGTCGACTGGGTCAACGGGCGCGCCAAAGCCTTCGACGAGAGCGGCGCGCCGGTCAAGGCCGCCTGGTCCACCGGGCGCACCGGCATGATCGGCGTCTCCTACAACGGCACTCTGCCGAACGCGGTCGCCGCCACCGGCGTCCGCGGCCTGGAGACGATCGTCTCGATCGCCGCGATCTCCAGCTGGTACGACTACTACCGCGCCAACGGCGGTGTGGTGGCGCCCGGCGGCTTCCAGGGCGAGGACACCGACGTGCTGGCCAAGGCCGTCCTGACCAGGCAGAATCCCGAGGTCTGCGCGGATGTCATGGCCGCGCTGGAACGCGATCAGGACCGGGAGACCGGCGACTACAGCCGGTTCTGGGCCGAGCGCGACTACCTGCGCGACGCCGACAAGGTGCGGGCCAGCGTCCTGCTGGTGCACGGGCTGCACGACTTCAACGTGCGGACCGGGCAGGCCGGCCAGTGGTGGGACGAGCTCGCCGCCAACCGGGTGCCCCGCAAGATCTGGCTGCACCAGGCCGGGCACACCGACCCGTTCAACATCCGGCGTGAGCAGTGGCTGAACACCCTGCACCGGTGGTTCGACCAGTGGCTCTACAAGATCGACACCGGGATTCTGCGGGAGCCGATCGCGGATGTGGAGGTCGCGCCGAACCAGTGGCAGACCGCGCGCAACTGGCCGCTTCCGGACAGCCGGGCCACGACGGTGCCGTTCGCGAAGCCGGGTGCGGCCCGGCAGACGTTCGTGGACAACACCGCGCGTACCGCCGAGGATCTGGCTGCCAACGAGACGGCTGCGGACCCCAACCGGCTCGTCTATCTGACGCCGCCGCTGACCAAGCAGACCCGGCTGTCGGGGACGCCCGAGGTCACGGTCCGCGCCGATCTGACCGGTGACTCGCCGTACCTGACGGCGCTGCTGGTCGATTACGGCGAGGCGGAGCGTTTCGCGGGCGTCCGCACCCTGCCGGTCCAGGACTGCATCGGGCCGGGCATCGAGGGCGATCCGGGCTGCTTCAACCGCCGGGAGTACATCACCGCGACGACGCCCTACGAGATCGTCACCCGCGGGTGGATCGACGTGCGCAACCGGGTCTCGCCGGCCGTCACCAAGCCGATCCAGCCGGGCAAGCCCTACACCTTCCGCTGGAACCTGCAGACCACCGACCACGTGTTCGCACCCGGTCACCGCATCGGCGTCGTGCTGATCTCGACCGATCGTGATCACACACTGCGCTATCCCTCCGGGACCGTGGTCGGCGTTCAGCCGGGCGCTTCCGGCATCAAGGTGCGGCTCAGCTGA
- a CDS encoding M28 family metallopeptidase, whose translation MKLRLLAAAATATVLVLAPATTASAGGGHGNSCGKQANDTYAELLKCVSLGGVMDHLEAFQKIADRNDDASYPGTRHAGTEGYANSVKYVAGKLKKAGYRVTLDPFEFQFVFPALLQQLTPVNAEYETGPFTNSPSGDVTGPVVPVDLNLVGDRASTSGCEAADFAGLDFSGPNDIALIQRGGPPDNSCTFIVKAQNAQAAGAEAVIIMNQGNDPTREGLIVGTLGENPPITIPVVGASFANGVALAQAGSTAHVRILPSETRTDVNVIAELPGRNRNNVVMAGAHLDSETEGPGINDNGSGSAAILETALQMAKVKPQNTVRFAWWGAEELGLIGSTAYVNELTQAEKDRIALYLNYDMVGSPNYIFMVYDADQSTFPAPVPVPPGSTAIEDLYESYYTWKGEPYDDAEFSGRSDYQAFIEAGIPSGGLFTGAEVVKTEEQQAIWGGTAGESFDQCYHIACDDIDNLDKHALEVNSDLIAFAQLTFAFSTESVNGVPGKKVPGKPIRLPAPAGPEGTFTTTDGGDSHHPAD comes from the coding sequence ATGAAACTCCGTTTACTGGCCGCCGCGGCGACCGCCACGGTGCTGGTGCTCGCGCCGGCCACCACGGCGTCCGCCGGTGGTGGTCACGGCAACTCGTGCGGCAAGCAGGCCAACGACACCTACGCCGAGCTGCTCAAATGTGTGTCGCTCGGCGGCGTCATGGACCACCTCGAGGCGTTCCAGAAGATCGCCGACAGGAACGACGACGCGTCGTACCCGGGGACCCGGCACGCCGGTACCGAGGGGTACGCGAACAGCGTGAAGTACGTCGCCGGCAAGCTGAAGAAGGCCGGTTACCGGGTCACTCTGGACCCGTTCGAGTTCCAGTTCGTGTTCCCGGCGCTGCTGCAGCAGCTCACCCCGGTGAACGCGGAGTACGAGACCGGCCCGTTCACCAACAGCCCGTCCGGTGACGTGACCGGCCCGGTCGTCCCGGTCGACCTGAACCTCGTGGGTGACCGCGCCAGCACCAGCGGCTGCGAGGCCGCCGACTTCGCCGGCCTGGACTTCAGCGGGCCGAACGACATCGCCCTGATCCAGCGCGGTGGCCCGCCCGACAACTCCTGCACCTTCATCGTGAAGGCGCAGAACGCGCAGGCGGCCGGCGCCGAAGCCGTGATCATCATGAACCAGGGCAACGACCCGACCCGTGAGGGCCTGATCGTCGGCACCCTCGGCGAGAACCCGCCGATCACCATCCCGGTCGTCGGCGCCAGCTTCGCCAACGGTGTCGCACTCGCCCAGGCCGGCTCGACCGCGCACGTGCGGATCCTGCCGTCCGAGACGCGTACCGACGTCAACGTGATCGCTGAACTGCCCGGCAGGAACCGCAACAACGTGGTCATGGCCGGCGCGCACCTGGACAGCGAGACCGAGGGCCCGGGCATCAACGACAACGGCTCCGGTTCGGCCGCGATCCTCGAGACCGCGCTGCAGATGGCCAAGGTCAAGCCGCAGAACACCGTGCGGTTCGCCTGGTGGGGCGCCGAGGAGCTCGGTCTGATCGGCTCGACGGCGTACGTCAACGAGCTCACCCAGGCGGAGAAGGACCGGATCGCGCTCTACCTGAACTACGACATGGTCGGCTCGCCGAACTACATCTTCATGGTCTACGACGCTGACCAGTCGACGTTCCCGGCGCCGGTTCCGGTTCCGCCGGGCTCGACCGCCATCGAGGATCTCTACGAGTCGTACTACACCTGGAAGGGCGAGCCGTACGACGACGCCGAGTTCTCCGGTCGCAGCGACTACCAGGCGTTCATCGAGGCAGGCATCCCGTCGGGTGGCCTCTTCACCGGCGCCGAAGTCGTCAAGACCGAGGAGCAGCAGGCCATCTGGGGCGGCACGGCCGGCGAGTCGTTCGACCAGTGCTACCACATCGCCTGCGACGACATCGACAACCTCGACAAGCACGCGCTCGAGGTCAACAGCGACCTGATCGCGTTCGCCCAGCTCACCTTCGCCTTCTCGACCGAGTCGGTGAACGGCGTGCCGGGTAAGAAGGTTCCCGGCAAGCCGATCAGGCTGCCGGCCCCGGCCGGCCCGGAGGGCACCTTCACCACCACCGACGGCGGCGACAGCCACCACCCGGCGGACTGA
- a CDS encoding LamG-like jellyroll fold domain-containing protein — MKHFPLRRLVVPGLLILLLTGTFATPTGRAVWKPGPPVTTVARFNFDGAGNAAWSDISGHGHTLTPVTGGQATVIRESHAGGQAVRFPPRCKRGRPCPRMVLRAAGTPALNPGARPFRYGAAIRLAPNRTSKGQNLLQKGFSAEGSQYKLQIDGRSGHPSCALVAGKAIHLALAKLSVADDRWHTLECRRAGTSLSVLIDGVTQGSAVVPAGLSISNGRPLSIGGKSAYGDNDQYHGLLDDVWIAVG, encoded by the coding sequence GTGAAGCACTTCCCGCTCCGCCGTCTCGTCGTCCCGGGGCTGCTCATCCTCCTGCTCACCGGCACGTTCGCCACACCCACCGGCCGCGCTGTCTGGAAGCCTGGACCGCCGGTCACCACGGTGGCCCGCTTCAACTTCGACGGCGCCGGCAACGCCGCCTGGTCCGACATCAGCGGGCACGGCCACACCCTGACCCCGGTCACCGGCGGCCAGGCCACCGTCATCCGCGAATCACACGCCGGCGGCCAGGCCGTCCGCTTCCCACCGCGCTGCAAACGCGGCCGCCCGTGCCCCCGCATGGTCCTGCGCGCTGCAGGCACCCCCGCCCTCAACCCCGGCGCCCGCCCGTTTCGCTACGGCGCCGCCATCCGCCTCGCTCCGAACCGCACCAGCAAAGGCCAGAACCTCCTGCAGAAGGGCTTCTCCGCCGAAGGCAGCCAGTACAAACTCCAGATCGACGGCCGCTCCGGCCACCCGAGCTGCGCGCTGGTCGCCGGCAAGGCCATCCACCTGGCCCTCGCCAAACTCAGCGTCGCCGACGACCGCTGGCACACCCTGGAATGCCGCCGCGCCGGCACCAGCCTGTCCGTCCTCATCGACGGCGTCACGCAGGGCAGCGCGGTGGTGCCGGCCGGGCTGTCCATCAGCAACGGGCGGCCGCTGAGCATCGGCGGCAAGAGCGCCTACGGCGACAACGACCAGTACCACGGCCTGCTGGACGATGTCTGGATCGCAGTGGGTTAA
- a CDS encoding patatin-like phospholipase family protein, whose protein sequence is MSDIRIGLALGGGAVRGAAHIGVLDVLDRAGLEPAVITGTSAGALVGALYASGKTPSEIAKLAQTLRWARLIRPARTRKALFETAKLAAFLDHAVGGLQFDQLERPFAAVACDLTTGSEVVMRDGSVGSAVLASAAIPGVFPPVDRDGHLLVDGGLVNMVPARLARELGADIVVAVDVSGPLPRRPPTTLLHIMVAVSTLQPGGTDTLAEDADLVLCPEVDEYAFWELSRIPEFEEAGRAAAEKALPLLQALKTAAAARREWQQG, encoded by the coding sequence GGTGGCGCGGTGCGCGGCGCCGCCCACATCGGCGTACTCGACGTGCTCGACCGCGCCGGCCTGGAACCCGCCGTGATCACCGGGACCAGCGCCGGCGCCCTGGTCGGCGCGCTCTACGCCTCGGGCAAGACCCCGTCGGAGATCGCCAAGCTGGCGCAGACCCTGCGCTGGGCCCGGTTGATCCGCCCCGCTCGGACCCGCAAGGCCCTGTTCGAGACCGCCAAGCTGGCCGCCTTCCTGGACCACGCGGTCGGCGGCCTGCAATTCGACCAGCTGGAACGGCCCTTCGCCGCGGTAGCCTGCGACCTCACCACCGGCAGCGAGGTCGTGATGCGCGACGGCTCAGTGGGCAGCGCGGTCCTGGCCAGCGCCGCCATCCCCGGTGTCTTCCCGCCGGTCGACCGGGACGGCCATCTGCTCGTGGACGGCGGCCTGGTCAACATGGTTCCGGCCCGGCTCGCCCGCGAACTCGGCGCCGACATCGTCGTAGCCGTCGACGTCTCGGGCCCGCTCCCGCGCCGCCCGCCGACGACCCTGCTGCACATCATGGTCGCGGTCAGCACGCTGCAGCCCGGCGGCACCGACACGCTCGCTGAGGACGCCGACCTGGTCCTGTGCCCCGAGGTCGACGAATACGCGTTCTGGGAGCTCTCCCGCATCCCCGAGTTCGAGGAGGCCGGCCGCGCCGCCGCCGAGAAGGCCCTGCCGCTCCTGCAGGCGCTGAAGACCGCGGCCGCTGCGCGCCGCGAGTGGCAACAGGGATAG